The following are encoded in a window of Amaranthus tricolor cultivar Red isolate AtriRed21 chromosome 2, ASM2621246v1, whole genome shotgun sequence genomic DNA:
- the LOC130806687 gene encoding uncharacterized protein LOC130806687 isoform X2 yields the protein MTTVGLELTRFIDPSLTWKTVSKGRNTSRRSRRAASKSMKMIQVQEKRSPKRPNSMQLSESEKSNEMVDGRHFSGNMESIPIKKRKFLYRSPSPPHQSPTPQTDSGGLVVAQCTSDQCTHFDVTTESQVVHLNFSSGPTSKLSDSDCNIDEKSPIEAPGSGEDFSGIAILAAAACSDRLDNCTDDAGKSQIQMFDILGKEQDESFAPASNVEESNICVQSPEFCVKDTQRVNGVFAIDMRKDDSQVVCANNDTDDAGLSQINECQLAQQNEFVAVTSVNKVSVECIDVLKLDKSDDAHVNKDLIAKDHHEASDKSTKNSGSTRDYRFHWDLNTVYMDELDHPGDDELCVDSSTCFVEVPPKNIMESQNSDNEEDSQAKRYEIQNLEDGEGLGEKRSEATEKGERVTSQLEACKEAECLGLPNNANFISVLPTASKMEHCSEVSSGFETNIIKETSSTSNVNNHVVGTSICVTDSAIQPELVSEDATIDHSLSLGLNGTQKPAAEVTCNETGSDIVNEVAEETICSMQPIQSKELGICFFAPLTESALSDGKDADCINVEDLKETNERSNNEVATTTCQPTATKSLGSSKCEISVSLKSWEVSSKVNDLNCKVPEASENLISLVDCEVKHGEVIGLPLECQPCSENQMGELKNFNAPLCTSKLEDMVTTSMTMGSDLAIGGVITKELEEKPTVTCVSKSDPLNDHGFDSLIPKALDGNVAVDVSYKPMDGHLVQDSLGIGQRPYISNDNSNQISVNAGMVTEMEIGYESHLEDGELRESHYWEDNEGEEGDTEHVDYDSDNKDGAVFYETANESVQMSGEVLVGEGENQSFQPDTINSVDDKPNPVQSIEENCSSLIEGCVSIVDATEAVCEKRESLSLKACPGANDSKKVEMTQTDCRSSVEADSTGKDVDNEPPCNASDASASVRDLQISDRICTDSMRRSRSGNFDSMHHGDCPDESLTRSQHSLQKTGRFGGRSWNQQELKSVVANSTSEDDGERIPRGSGDTSPLRGRKPRIISTSRGGYSDYGMGMIKGRDISPDNNSSSRFRRFNGISRGGFREGYRRPGVYEGPKSGFGGPMLNRFSRRDRSFSPVGDRFHRKPRSRSRTRSPDFKCEGRMGRGRLPFQQANHSAEHTRERRSPVRVFNQGQRFDVNDSPGRLRSDDCVRSNMRTIRFHDATTSGRGHDFEEGDDFRRKPFLRNNRRSRSRSRSCSPDFRPDARISSMRVPFQPPVDQIRDRRSPARVFRPDQRYDGSGSPVRLRSDECLRPMRRPIRFSDSTQPGRAHEFNNNGNSSGDEYRRKPRNIFERIHPIRHYDAEGDVRRFQYDDEEAVPNQNFRRIENNFVRGGERRPVEFNRGPREERGHARYNNSERMFYSGPKQFGAVRETRTVFRGE from the exons ATGACCACAGTTGGACTGGAACTTACACGTTTTATTGATCCCAGCTTGACTTGGAAGACAGTATCCAAAGGGAGGAATACATCAAGGCGTTCAAGGAGGGCAGCATCAAAAAGCATGAAAATGATCCAGGTACAGGAGAAAAGAAGCCCAAAACGACCTAATAGCATGCAGCTTTCAGAGTCTGAGAAG TCTAATGAAATGGTTGATGGGCGCCATTTTTCTGGTAACATGGAGAGTATTCCTATCAAGAAGAGGAAGTTTTTATATAGATCTCCTTCACCTCCCCATCAATCTCCCACTCCCCAGACAGATTCTGGCGGGCTTGTAGTTGCCCAGTGCACTTCGGATCAATGCACACACTTCGACGTAACCACAGAGTCTCAAGTTGTGCACCTCAATTTTTCTAGTGGACCAACATCAAAACTTTCTGATTCTGATTGTAATATTGATGAGAAGTCCCCAATTGAAGCTCCAGGTTCCGGGGAGGATTTCTCAGGTATTGCCATACTTGCTGCAGCAGCTTGTAGTGATCGATTAGATAATTGTACTGATGATGCTGGAAAGAGTCAAATTCAGATGTTTGACATTTTAGGTAAGGAGCAAGATGAATCGTTTGCTCCCGCGTCCAATGTCGAAGAAAGTAATATATGTGTTCAGTCACCTGAATTTTGTGTTAAGGATACTCAACGTGTTAATGGAGTATTTGCTATAGATATGCGAAAAGATGATTCTCAAGTGGTTTGTGCAAACAATGACACTGATGATGCTGGTCTGAGTCAAATAAATGAGTGTCAATTAGCACAACAAAATGAGTTTGTTGCTGTTACATCTGTCAATAAAGTAAGTGTTGAATGCATTGATGTACTCAAGTTGGATAAAAGTGATGATGCACATGTTAACAAAGATCTTATTGCGAAAGATCATCATGAAGCTTCTGATAAATCTACTAAGAATTCAGGTTCAACTCGGGATTATAGATTTCACTGGGATTTGAATACTGTGTATATGGATGAGTTAGATCATCCTGGGGATGATGAATTATGTGTTGATTCTAGTACTTGTTTTGTGGAAGTTCCACCAAAGAATATTATGGAGTCCCAAAATTCTGATAATGAGGAAGATTCTCAGGCAAAAAGATATGAGATCCAGAACTTAGAGGATGGAGAAGGTTTGGGGGAAAAGAGATCTGAAGCTACTGAGAAAGGTGAAAGAGTTACTTCCCAACTTGAGGCCTGTAAAGAGGCTGAATGCTTGGGATTGCCAAATAATGCTAATTTTATTAGTGTACTTCCCACAGCCAGCAAGATGGAACATTGTTCAGAAGTATCGTCTGGCTTTGAGACTAACATCATAAAGGAAACTTCCTCTACTTCCAATGTCAATAATCATGTGGTAGGAACCTCAATATGTGTCACTGATTCTGCAATCCAACCAGAGTTGGTTAGTGAAGATGCCACTATTGATCACTCTCTTTCTTTGGGGTTAAATGGCACACAAAAACCAGCAGCTGAAGTGACTTGTAATGAGACGGGTTCTGATATTGTAAATGAAGTTGCTGAAGAAACTATTTGTTCTATGCAACCCATTCAGTCTAAAGAGCTTGGCATTTGTTTTTTTGCACCACTCACAGAAAGTGCCCTCTCGGACGGAAAGGATGCTGACTGCATAAATGTTGAAGATCTAAAAGAAACAAATGAAAGAAGTAATAATGAAGTGGCCACTACGACCTGCCAACCTACTGCAACCAAATCCCTTGGTAGCAGTAAGTGTGAAATTTCAGTCTCATTAAAATCATGGGAGGTTTCTTCCAAGGTCAATGATCTTAACTGTAAGGTTCCTGAAGCATCTGAGAATCTGATCTCTTTGGTTGACTGTGAAGTTAAACATGGAGAAGTCATTGGTCTACCACTAGAATGTCAGCCTTGCTCTGAAAATCAAATGGGAGagttgaaaaattttaatgCCCCCCTATGCACAAGCAAACTTGAGGATATGGTTACTACTTCAATGACTATGGGTAGTGATCTAGCCATTGGAGGAGTAATTACAAAAGAACTTGAAGAAAAACCTACTGTCACATGTGTCTCCAAAAGTGACCCCTTGAATGACCATGGATTTGACTCTCTTATACCTAAAGCATTGGATGGAAATGTAGCTGTTGATGTAAGCTACAAACCAATGGATGGCCATCTTGTTCAGGATTCTTTGGGTATCGGCCAGAGACCTTATATTTCTAATGacaattcaaatcaaattagtGTAAATGCTGGAATGGTTACTGAAATGGAAATAGGTTATGAATCTCATTTGGAAGATGGAGAGTTGAGAGAGTCACACTACTGGGAGGATAATGAAGGTGAGGAAGGGGATACTGAACATGTGGATTATGATTCTGATAATAAGGATGGTGCTGTTTTTTATGAAACTGCTAATGAATCTGTCCAAATGTCAGGAGAAGTGCTGGTTGGGGAGGGTGAGAACCAAAGTTTTCAGCCGGATACTATTAATTCTGTTGATGATAAGCCAAATCCTGTACAGAGTATTGAAGAAAACTGCTCTTCTTTGATTGAAGGTTGTGTGTCAATAGTGGATGCCACAGAAGCGGTGTGTGAAAAGAGAGAATCTTTATCCTTGAAGGCATGTCCAGGAGCCAATGATTCTAAAAAGGTAGAGATGACGCAAACAGATTGCAGGTCAAGTGTGGAAGCTGATAGCACAGGAAAAGATGTTGATAATGAACCTCCATGCAATGCCAGCGACGCCTCTGCAAGTGTAAGAGATCTGCAGATTTCAGATAGAATTTGTACTGATTCTATGAGAAGAAGCAG ATCTGGCAACTTTGATTCTATGCATCATGGCGATTGTCCTGATGAATCCTTGACCAGGAGCCAGCATTCTTTACAGAAGACGGGTCGGTTTGGTGGTCGTTCTTGGAATCAACAAGAGTTGAAAAGTGTTGTTGCCAATTCTACCTCAGAAGATGATGGGGAGAGAATTCCTAGAGGTTCAGGCGATACTTCGCCGCTTAGAGGTCGCAAGCCTCGAATCATAAGCACTTCTCGAGGTGGCTACAGCGATTATGGTATGGGAATGATAAAGGGTAGAGACATTAGCCCAGATAATAATTCGAGCAGCAGGTTTAGGAGATTCAATGGTATTAGTAGGGGGGGATTCAGAGAGGGATATCGAAGACCTGGTGTTTATGAAGGTCCAAAGTCTGGTTTCGGTGGGCCCATGTTGAATCGTTTTAGCAGAAGGGATAGGAGCTTCTCTCCAGTTGGTGATAGGTTCCATAGAAAGCCCAGATCGAGATCAAGAACTCGCTCACCTGATTTCAAGTGTGAAGGTAGAATGGGAAGAGGAAGGTTGCCGTTTCAGCAAGCCAATCACTCTGCTGAGCATACTAGAGAAAGGAGATCACCAGTGAGGGTTTTCAATCAAGGCCAAAGATTTGATGTTAATGATTCACCTGGAAGATTGAGGTCGGATGATTGCGTAAGATCAAATATGCGCACTATAAGGTTCCATGATGCTACTACGTCTGGTAGGGGTCATGACTTTGAGGAGGGTGATGATTTTAGGAGGAAACCATTTTTGCGGAACAATAGGAGATCTCGATCAAGGTCTCGAAGTTGTTCTCCTGATTTCAGACCTGATGCTAGAATAAGCTCAATGAGGGTCCCATTCCAGCCACCTGTAGATCAAATCCGAGATCGAAGGTCTCCTGCAAGAGTTTTCCGTCCAGATCAAAGGTATGATGGTAGTGGTTCTCCCGTAAGATTAAGATCTGATGAGTGCTTGAGACCCATGAGGCGGCCAATAAGATTTTCCGACTCAACTCAGCCAGGAAGGGCCCATGAATTTAACAATAATGGTAACAGCAGCGGTGATGAATACAGGAGGAAGCCTCGGAACATTTTCGAAAGAATTCATCCAATAAGGCATTATGATGCAGAGGGAGATGTCAGGCGATTTCAGTACGACGATGAAGAGGCTGTGCCTAACCAAAACTTTCGCAGGATTGAAAACAACTTCGTT
- the LOC130806687 gene encoding uncharacterized protein LOC130806687 isoform X4, protein MKMIQVQEKRSPKRPNSMQLSESEKSNEMVDGRHFSGNMESIPIKKRKFLYRSPSPPHQSPTPQTDSGGLVVAQCTSDQCTHFDVTTESQVVHLNFSSGPTSKLSDSDCNIDEKSPIEAPGSGEDFSGIAILAAAACSDRLDNCTDDAGKSQIQMFDILGKEQDESFAPASNVEESNICVQSPEFCVKDTQRVNGVFAIDMRKDDSQVVCANNDTDDAGLSQINECQLAQQNEFVAVTSVNKVSVECIDVLKLDKSDDAHVNKDLIAKDHHEASDKSTKNSGSTRDYRFHWDLNTVYMDELDHPGDDELCVDSSTCFVEVPPKNIMESQNSDNEEDSQAKRYEIQNLEDGEGLGEKRSEATEKGERVTSQLEACKEAECLGLPNNANFISVLPTASKMEHCSEVSSGFETNIIKETSSTSNVNNHVVGTSICVTDSAIQPELVSEDATIDHSLSLGLNGTQKPAAEVTCNETGSDIVNEVAEETICSMQPIQSKELGICFFAPLTESALSDGKDADCINVEDLKETNERSNNEVATTTCQPTATKSLGSSKCEISVSLKSWEVSSKVNDLNCKVPEASENLISLVDCEVKHGEVIGLPLECQPCSENQMGELKNFNAPLCTSKLEDMVTTSMTMGSDLAIGGVITKELEEKPTVTCVSKSDPLNDHGFDSLIPKALDGNVAVDVSYKPMDGHLVQDSLGIGQRPYISNDNSNQISVNAGMVTEMEIGYESHLEDGELRESHYWEDNEGEEGDTEHVDYDSDNKDGAVFYETANESVQMSGEVLVGEGENQSFQPDTINSVDDKPNPVQSIEENCSSLIEGCVSIVDATEAVCEKRESLSLKACPGANDSKKVEMTQTDCRSSVEADSTGKDVDNEPPCNASDASASVRDLQISDRICTDSMRRSRSGNFDSMHHGDCPDESLTRSQHSLQKTGRFGGRSWNQQELKSVVANSTSEDDGERIPRGSGDTSPLRGRKPRIISTSRGGYSDYGMGMIKGRDISPDNNSSSRFRRFNGISRGGFREGYRRPGVYEGPKSGFGGPMLNRFSRRDRSFSPVGDRFHRKPRSRSRTRSPDFKCEGRMGRGRLPFQQANHSAEHTRERRSPVRVFNQGQRFDVNDSPGRLRSDDCVRSNMRTIRFHDATTSGRGHDFEEGDDFRRKPFLRNNRRSRSRSRSCSPDFRPDARISSMRVPFQPPVDQIRDRRSPARVFRPDQRYDGSGSPVRLRSDECLRPMRRPIRFSDSTQPGRAHEFNNNGNSSGDEYRRKPRNIFERIHPIRHYDAEGDVRRFQYDDEEAVPNQNFRRIENNFVRGGERRPVEFNRGPREERGHARYNNSERMFYSGPKQFGAVRETRTVFRGE, encoded by the exons ATGAAAATGATCCAGGTACAGGAGAAAAGAAGCCCAAAACGACCTAATAGCATGCAGCTTTCAGAGTCTGAGAAG TCTAATGAAATGGTTGATGGGCGCCATTTTTCTGGTAACATGGAGAGTATTCCTATCAAGAAGAGGAAGTTTTTATATAGATCTCCTTCACCTCCCCATCAATCTCCCACTCCCCAGACAGATTCTGGCGGGCTTGTAGTTGCCCAGTGCACTTCGGATCAATGCACACACTTCGACGTAACCACAGAGTCTCAAGTTGTGCACCTCAATTTTTCTAGTGGACCAACATCAAAACTTTCTGATTCTGATTGTAATATTGATGAGAAGTCCCCAATTGAAGCTCCAGGTTCCGGGGAGGATTTCTCAGGTATTGCCATACTTGCTGCAGCAGCTTGTAGTGATCGATTAGATAATTGTACTGATGATGCTGGAAAGAGTCAAATTCAGATGTTTGACATTTTAGGTAAGGAGCAAGATGAATCGTTTGCTCCCGCGTCCAATGTCGAAGAAAGTAATATATGTGTTCAGTCACCTGAATTTTGTGTTAAGGATACTCAACGTGTTAATGGAGTATTTGCTATAGATATGCGAAAAGATGATTCTCAAGTGGTTTGTGCAAACAATGACACTGATGATGCTGGTCTGAGTCAAATAAATGAGTGTCAATTAGCACAACAAAATGAGTTTGTTGCTGTTACATCTGTCAATAAAGTAAGTGTTGAATGCATTGATGTACTCAAGTTGGATAAAAGTGATGATGCACATGTTAACAAAGATCTTATTGCGAAAGATCATCATGAAGCTTCTGATAAATCTACTAAGAATTCAGGTTCAACTCGGGATTATAGATTTCACTGGGATTTGAATACTGTGTATATGGATGAGTTAGATCATCCTGGGGATGATGAATTATGTGTTGATTCTAGTACTTGTTTTGTGGAAGTTCCACCAAAGAATATTATGGAGTCCCAAAATTCTGATAATGAGGAAGATTCTCAGGCAAAAAGATATGAGATCCAGAACTTAGAGGATGGAGAAGGTTTGGGGGAAAAGAGATCTGAAGCTACTGAGAAAGGTGAAAGAGTTACTTCCCAACTTGAGGCCTGTAAAGAGGCTGAATGCTTGGGATTGCCAAATAATGCTAATTTTATTAGTGTACTTCCCACAGCCAGCAAGATGGAACATTGTTCAGAAGTATCGTCTGGCTTTGAGACTAACATCATAAAGGAAACTTCCTCTACTTCCAATGTCAATAATCATGTGGTAGGAACCTCAATATGTGTCACTGATTCTGCAATCCAACCAGAGTTGGTTAGTGAAGATGCCACTATTGATCACTCTCTTTCTTTGGGGTTAAATGGCACACAAAAACCAGCAGCTGAAGTGACTTGTAATGAGACGGGTTCTGATATTGTAAATGAAGTTGCTGAAGAAACTATTTGTTCTATGCAACCCATTCAGTCTAAAGAGCTTGGCATTTGTTTTTTTGCACCACTCACAGAAAGTGCCCTCTCGGACGGAAAGGATGCTGACTGCATAAATGTTGAAGATCTAAAAGAAACAAATGAAAGAAGTAATAATGAAGTGGCCACTACGACCTGCCAACCTACTGCAACCAAATCCCTTGGTAGCAGTAAGTGTGAAATTTCAGTCTCATTAAAATCATGGGAGGTTTCTTCCAAGGTCAATGATCTTAACTGTAAGGTTCCTGAAGCATCTGAGAATCTGATCTCTTTGGTTGACTGTGAAGTTAAACATGGAGAAGTCATTGGTCTACCACTAGAATGTCAGCCTTGCTCTGAAAATCAAATGGGAGagttgaaaaattttaatgCCCCCCTATGCACAAGCAAACTTGAGGATATGGTTACTACTTCAATGACTATGGGTAGTGATCTAGCCATTGGAGGAGTAATTACAAAAGAACTTGAAGAAAAACCTACTGTCACATGTGTCTCCAAAAGTGACCCCTTGAATGACCATGGATTTGACTCTCTTATACCTAAAGCATTGGATGGAAATGTAGCTGTTGATGTAAGCTACAAACCAATGGATGGCCATCTTGTTCAGGATTCTTTGGGTATCGGCCAGAGACCTTATATTTCTAATGacaattcaaatcaaattagtGTAAATGCTGGAATGGTTACTGAAATGGAAATAGGTTATGAATCTCATTTGGAAGATGGAGAGTTGAGAGAGTCACACTACTGGGAGGATAATGAAGGTGAGGAAGGGGATACTGAACATGTGGATTATGATTCTGATAATAAGGATGGTGCTGTTTTTTATGAAACTGCTAATGAATCTGTCCAAATGTCAGGAGAAGTGCTGGTTGGGGAGGGTGAGAACCAAAGTTTTCAGCCGGATACTATTAATTCTGTTGATGATAAGCCAAATCCTGTACAGAGTATTGAAGAAAACTGCTCTTCTTTGATTGAAGGTTGTGTGTCAATAGTGGATGCCACAGAAGCGGTGTGTGAAAAGAGAGAATCTTTATCCTTGAAGGCATGTCCAGGAGCCAATGATTCTAAAAAGGTAGAGATGACGCAAACAGATTGCAGGTCAAGTGTGGAAGCTGATAGCACAGGAAAAGATGTTGATAATGAACCTCCATGCAATGCCAGCGACGCCTCTGCAAGTGTAAGAGATCTGCAGATTTCAGATAGAATTTGTACTGATTCTATGAGAAGAAGCAG ATCTGGCAACTTTGATTCTATGCATCATGGCGATTGTCCTGATGAATCCTTGACCAGGAGCCAGCATTCTTTACAGAAGACGGGTCGGTTTGGTGGTCGTTCTTGGAATCAACAAGAGTTGAAAAGTGTTGTTGCCAATTCTACCTCAGAAGATGATGGGGAGAGAATTCCTAGAGGTTCAGGCGATACTTCGCCGCTTAGAGGTCGCAAGCCTCGAATCATAAGCACTTCTCGAGGTGGCTACAGCGATTATGGTATGGGAATGATAAAGGGTAGAGACATTAGCCCAGATAATAATTCGAGCAGCAGGTTTAGGAGATTCAATGGTATTAGTAGGGGGGGATTCAGAGAGGGATATCGAAGACCTGGTGTTTATGAAGGTCCAAAGTCTGGTTTCGGTGGGCCCATGTTGAATCGTTTTAGCAGAAGGGATAGGAGCTTCTCTCCAGTTGGTGATAGGTTCCATAGAAAGCCCAGATCGAGATCAAGAACTCGCTCACCTGATTTCAAGTGTGAAGGTAGAATGGGAAGAGGAAGGTTGCCGTTTCAGCAAGCCAATCACTCTGCTGAGCATACTAGAGAAAGGAGATCACCAGTGAGGGTTTTCAATCAAGGCCAAAGATTTGATGTTAATGATTCACCTGGAAGATTGAGGTCGGATGATTGCGTAAGATCAAATATGCGCACTATAAGGTTCCATGATGCTACTACGTCTGGTAGGGGTCATGACTTTGAGGAGGGTGATGATTTTAGGAGGAAACCATTTTTGCGGAACAATAGGAGATCTCGATCAAGGTCTCGAAGTTGTTCTCCTGATTTCAGACCTGATGCTAGAATAAGCTCAATGAGGGTCCCATTCCAGCCACCTGTAGATCAAATCCGAGATCGAAGGTCTCCTGCAAGAGTTTTCCGTCCAGATCAAAGGTATGATGGTAGTGGTTCTCCCGTAAGATTAAGATCTGATGAGTGCTTGAGACCCATGAGGCGGCCAATAAGATTTTCCGACTCAACTCAGCCAGGAAGGGCCCATGAATTTAACAATAATGGTAACAGCAGCGGTGATGAATACAGGAGGAAGCCTCGGAACATTTTCGAAAGAATTCATCCAATAAGGCATTATGATGCAGAGGGAGATGTCAGGCGATTTCAGTACGACGATGAAGAGGCTGTGCCTAACCAAAACTTTCGCAGGATTGAAAACAACTTCGTT